The following are encoded in a window of Collinsella aerofaciens genomic DNA:
- a CDS encoding DNA gyrase subunit A, translating to MAKKKTKNQPKKKQVNAENVIGLHSEVTDQPITQTLEVNYMPYAMSVNVSRAFPEIDGFKPSHRKLLYTMYKMGLLKGERQKSANIVGQTMKLNPHGDAAIYETMVRLATGNEALLAPFVESKGNFGKYYSGDLSYAASRYTEAKLSPISAEIFKDIDKDPVDFVDSYDGAMKEPRLLPTTFPNILVSANKGIGVAMASDICGFNLNEVCTATMHYLQDPDCDLLEYMPMPDFSTGGEIIYRREEMEKIIETGLGSFQIRSRWRWIPEERIIEVYEIPYTTKTDVIIERIVKLSKEGKVKEIADIRDETDLSGLRIAIDLKRGVDPDKLMAKLYRSTTLQDSFSCNFNVLVDGYPRVMGVRQILHEWVKWRIESTRRRINFDLGKKSERLHLLHGLEAILLDIDKAIAIIRGTKLEAEVVPNLMKGFDIDETQAEFVAELKLRNINEEYILNRTKDIAKLEGEIAELEEILSSEDNIKKVISDELAAVNKKYVMPRRTGRIEPHEVIEVSLEPEVEEYPVTIMLSRDGYLKKMTDRVLKKATTLKYKDGDKPFIEFPSSNTHELLVFTNKSQVYKCKVAAFEDTKSAQLGSYLPTDLEMDPDESVIWVIDPEDYKADVLFVFENGRVVRVALSGYVTKTNRKRLKNAIYGGSKLLYAQVLKEDRDIALVSSDYRLMNFNTSLLKTKTTTNTQGVQAFTAKKGRSVTTVGTTEEILGAGVSAEKFTAQSLPSAGALMKENDMPSLFD from the coding sequence GTGGCAAAGAAAAAGACGAAGAACCAGCCAAAGAAAAAGCAGGTCAACGCCGAGAACGTCATCGGCCTGCACTCCGAGGTCACCGACCAGCCGATCACGCAGACGCTCGAGGTCAACTACATGCCCTACGCCATGAGCGTCAACGTCTCGCGTGCGTTCCCCGAGATCGACGGCTTTAAGCCCTCGCACCGCAAGCTGCTCTACACCATGTACAAGATGGGTCTGCTCAAGGGCGAGCGCCAGAAGAGCGCCAACATCGTGGGCCAGACCATGAAGCTCAATCCGCACGGCGACGCCGCGATCTACGAGACGATGGTGCGTCTTGCCACCGGCAACGAGGCACTGCTCGCCCCCTTCGTGGAGTCGAAGGGCAACTTTGGCAAGTACTATTCGGGCGACCTGAGCTACGCCGCCTCGCGTTACACCGAGGCCAAGCTCTCCCCCATCAGCGCCGAGATCTTCAAGGACATCGACAAGGACCCGGTCGACTTCGTCGACAGCTACGACGGCGCCATGAAGGAGCCGCGCCTGCTGCCCACCACGTTCCCCAATATCCTCGTCTCAGCCAATAAGGGCATCGGCGTCGCCATGGCGTCCGACATCTGCGGTTTCAACCTCAACGAGGTCTGCACTGCCACAATGCACTACCTGCAGGACCCCGACTGCGACCTGCTCGAATACATGCCCATGCCCGACTTCTCGACCGGCGGCGAGATCATCTACCGCCGCGAGGAGATGGAAAAGATTATCGAGACCGGCCTTGGCAGCTTCCAGATCCGCTCCCGCTGGCGCTGGATTCCCGAAGAGCGCATCATCGAGGTCTACGAAATCCCCTACACCACCAAGACCGATGTCATCATCGAGCGCATCGTCAAGCTTTCCAAAGAGGGCAAGGTCAAGGAGATCGCTGACATCCGTGACGAGACCGACCTGTCGGGTCTGCGCATCGCCATCGACCTTAAGCGCGGTGTCGACCCCGACAAGCTCATGGCCAAGCTCTATCGCTCGACCACGCTGCAGGATTCGTTCTCGTGCAACTTTAACGTGCTGGTCGACGGCTATCCCCGCGTTATGGGCGTGCGCCAGATTCTGCACGAGTGGGTCAAGTGGCGTATTGAGTCCACGCGTCGCCGCATTAACTTTGACCTGGGCAAAAAGTCCGAGCGCCTGCACCTGTTGCACGGCCTTGAGGCGATCCTGCTCGACATCGACAAGGCCATCGCCATCATCCGCGGCACCAAGCTCGAGGCCGAGGTCGTGCCAAACCTTATGAAGGGTTTCGACATCGATGAGACCCAGGCCGAGTTTGTTGCCGAACTTAAGCTCCGCAACATCAACGAGGAGTACATCCTCAACCGCACCAAGGACATCGCCAAGCTCGAGGGTGAGATTGCCGAGCTGGAGGAGATTCTCTCGAGCGAAGACAACATCAAGAAGGTCATCAGCGACGAGCTGGCCGCGGTCAACAAGAAGTACGTGATGCCGCGCCGCACGGGCAGGATTGAGCCCCACGAGGTCATCGAGGTGAGCCTGGAGCCCGAGGTCGAGGAGTACCCGGTCACCATCATGCTCTCGCGCGATGGCTACCTTAAGAAGATGACGGACCGCGTACTCAAGAAGGCGACCACGCTCAAGTACAAGGACGGCGACAAACCCTTTATCGAGTTCCCGTCCTCCAACACCCACGAGCTGCTGGTCTTTACCAACAAGAGCCAGGTGTACAAGTGCAAGGTTGCGGCGTTTGAGGACACCAAGTCGGCCCAGCTGGGCTCGTACCTGCCGACCGATCTTGAGATGGACCCCGACGAGAGCGTCATCTGGGTCATCGACCCCGAGGATTACAAGGCCGATGTGCTGTTTGTCTTTGAGAACGGCCGCGTGGTACGCGTCGCGCTTTCTGGATACGTCACCAAGACCAACCGTAAGCGCCTTAAGAACGCAATCTATGGCGGCAGTAAGCTGCTGTATGCCCAGGTGCTCAAGGAAGATCGCGACATCGCGCTGGTCTCGAGCGACTACCGTCTGATGAACTTCAACACGTCGTTGCTCAAGACCAAGACGACCACCAACACGCAGGGCGTCCAAGCCTTTACCGCCAAGAAGGGCCGCTCGGTCACCACCGTCGGCACAACCGAGGAGATCCTTGGCGCCGGCGTCTCGGCCGAAAAGTTCACCGCGCAGAGTCTGCCCTCCGCCGGTGCCCTCATGAAAGAAAACGACATGCCGAGTCTGTTTGACTAA
- a CDS encoding DNA gyrase/topoisomerase IV subunit B, with amino-acid sequence MAKNTANYGNDSIRQLKDEERVRLRPAVIFGSDGLDGCAHAAFEILSNAVDEARQGHGKLITLTAFRDGSIQVEDNGRGCPLDWNPSEKRFNWELVFCELYAGGKYNNNQGGDYDFSLGTNGLGSCATQYASEYMDVTVWRDGNKYSLHFKKGKVVGAKKKALEIEPSDEDRTGTTIKWRPDLEVFTSISIPHEWYRETMRRQAVVNANVTFRLRIEGDDGEFSEEDFCYPKGIEDYVLEKVGTDYLTEPFFIEADRRGRDREDLPDYNVKITACMCFSRTFTMQEYYHNSSWLENGGSPEKAARSALTSAIDAYIKQQGKYNKNESGIKWQDVQDCLVLVTNCFSTQTSYENQTKKAINNRFIQQAMTAFFKERLSTYLIENKDAANKIMEQVLINKRSRENAEKTRQSIKTNLQQKTDMANRVQKFIDCRSKDKSRREIYIVEGDSAAGAIRTSRDAEFQGVMPVRGKILNCLKEDYPRIFKSDIIMDLMRVLGCGVEIKDKRIKNLGAFDLDNLNWNKVIICTDADVDGYHIRTLVLTMLYRLVPTLIDEGYVYIAESPLYEINCKEKTYFAYTELEKNGILKEIGDQKCSINRSKGLGENDPDMMWLTTMNPETRRLIKVEPEDVTKMETMFNLLLGNDEAGRKRHISEHGKEYLDQLDLQ; translated from the coding sequence ATGGCAAAAAACACCGCAAACTATGGTAACGACAGTATCCGCCAGCTCAAGGACGAGGAGCGCGTACGTCTGCGTCCCGCCGTCATCTTTGGCTCAGACGGACTCGACGGTTGCGCGCATGCCGCCTTCGAGATCCTGTCCAACGCCGTTGACGAGGCGCGCCAGGGCCACGGCAAGCTCATCACCCTTACCGCCTTTCGCGATGGTTCCATTCAGGTAGAGGACAACGGCCGCGGCTGCCCGCTCGACTGGAACCCCTCCGAGAAGCGCTTTAATTGGGAACTCGTTTTTTGCGAGCTCTACGCCGGTGGCAAATACAATAACAACCAGGGCGGCGACTACGACTTCTCGCTCGGTACCAACGGCCTGGGCTCGTGCGCAACCCAGTACGCATCCGAGTACATGGACGTCACGGTTTGGCGCGACGGCAACAAGTACTCCCTGCACTTTAAGAAGGGCAAGGTCGTCGGTGCCAAAAAGAAGGCACTCGAGATTGAGCCCAGCGACGAGGACCGTACCGGCACCACCATCAAATGGCGCCCCGATCTTGAGGTCTTTACCTCCATCAGCATCCCCCACGAGTGGTATCGCGAGACCATGCGCCGCCAGGCCGTGGTCAACGCCAACGTGACCTTCCGCCTGCGCATCGAGGGCGACGATGGCGAGTTTTCCGAAGAGGACTTTTGCTATCCCAAGGGCATCGAGGACTACGTGCTCGAGAAGGTCGGTACCGACTACCTCACCGAGCCCTTCTTTATCGAGGCTGACCGTCGCGGTCGCGATCGCGAGGACCTGCCCGACTACAACGTAAAAATCACTGCTTGCATGTGCTTCTCGCGCACCTTCACGATGCAAGAGTACTACCACAACTCATCGTGGCTCGAGAACGGCGGCTCACCCGAGAAGGCCGCCCGCAGTGCTCTGACCAGCGCCATCGATGCCTACATCAAGCAACAGGGCAAGTACAACAAAAACGAGAGCGGCATTAAGTGGCAAGATGTCCAGGACTGCCTGGTACTGGTGACCAACTGCTTCTCCACCCAGACGTCCTACGAAAACCAGACCAAGAAGGCCATCAATAACCGCTTTATCCAGCAGGCCATGACGGCATTCTTTAAGGAGCGCCTCTCGACCTACTTGATCGAGAACAAAGATGCCGCCAACAAGATCATGGAGCAGGTGCTCATCAACAAGCGCTCGCGCGAGAACGCCGAGAAGACGCGCCAGAGCATCAAGACCAACCTGCAGCAGAAGACCGACATGGCCAACCGTGTGCAAAAGTTCATCGATTGCCGCTCCAAGGACAAGAGCCGCCGCGAGATCTACATCGTAGAGGGTGACTCGGCAGCAGGCGCCATTCGCACGTCGCGCGATGCCGAGTTCCAGGGTGTTATGCCCGTCCGCGGCAAGATCCTCAACTGCCTGAAGGAGGACTACCCGCGCATCTTTAAGTCCGACATCATCATGGACCTCATGCGCGTGCTGGGCTGCGGCGTGGAGATCAAAGACAAGCGCATCAAGAACCTTGGCGCCTTTGACCTGGACAACCTCAACTGGAACAAGGTCATTATCTGTACGGACGCCGACGTCGACGGTTACCACATCCGCACGCTTGTGCTCACCATGCTCTATCGCCTGGTGCCCACGCTCATCGACGAGGGTTACGTGTATATCGCCGAGTCGCCGCTCTACGAGATCAATTGCAAAGAAAAGACCTACTTTGCCTACACCGAGCTCGAAAAGAACGGCATCCTTAAGGAGATCGGCGACCAGAAGTGCTCCATCAACCGCTCCAAGGGTCTTGGTGAGAACGACCCGGACATGATGTGGCTCACCACCATGAACCCCGAGACGCGTCGCCTGATCAAGGTGGAGCCCGAGGACGTCACCAAGATGGAGACCATGTTCAACCTGCTGCTGGGCAACGACGAGGCAGGCCGCAAGCGCCATATCTCCGAGCACGGCAAGGAATACCTGGACCAGCTGGACCTGCAATAG
- a CDS encoding ATP-binding protein yields the protein MEFIGRERELARIKKTLKAPEQRNVLIYGRRRVGKSELIKQALTDLSDVATVYYECRQTSEADNLESLSVLVAEALSFPPLAFTGIRELIEFLFAQAKDKNITLVLDEYPYLRDAVKGLDSILQTSIDARREDSRLNIVLCGSYVEIMKSLIEHESPLYGRIDLALELKPMDYFDAAKFYPAFSPEDKVRLYSVFGGIPFYNRLIDQSQSVRDNIIELVTEPGARLESEVPSYLNAEISKMTNANEVFGALAQGYSRWGDVLAQSHVSSGPAMADVLDKLMSLEIVQKRAPINDPTNKRKSGYFVVDPLSLFYYRYVFRNASARQLLDPEVFYDRHVFQDFEENYVPHMFEEICRQYLVRQNRTGKIEPAFDAIGKYWYDDPANKTSGEFDVVTQDPEGYAFYEAKFRKSPITQKMVDEEIAQVEATGLKCHRYGFFSRSGFEAGESDRTVFIDLPQMFE from the coding sequence GTGGAATTTATTGGCAGGGAGCGTGAGCTCGCCCGTATTAAGAAAACGCTCAAAGCACCCGAGCAGCGCAATGTTCTCATTTACGGCAGGCGTCGCGTCGGAAAAAGTGAGCTCATCAAGCAGGCGCTAACCGATTTGTCGGACGTCGCAACGGTCTATTACGAGTGCCGCCAAACCTCCGAGGCAGACAACCTCGAGAGTCTGTCCGTCCTTGTTGCTGAAGCGCTGAGCTTTCCTCCGCTCGCCTTCACAGGCATCCGCGAGCTCATCGAATTTCTGTTTGCCCAAGCTAAAGACAAGAACATTACCCTCGTTCTCGACGAATACCCCTACTTGAGAGATGCGGTTAAAGGCCTAGACAGCATTCTTCAGACCTCAATCGACGCCCGCAGGGAAGACTCACGTTTAAACATTGTCCTGTGCGGCTCCTACGTTGAGATTATGAAATCCCTCATCGAGCATGAAAGCCCCCTCTACGGGCGAATTGATCTCGCGCTTGAGCTTAAGCCCATGGATTACTTTGACGCTGCGAAGTTCTATCCCGCGTTCTCGCCCGAGGACAAGGTGCGGCTCTATAGCGTTTTTGGCGGTATCCCCTTTTACAATCGCCTCATCGATCAATCCCAAAGCGTACGCGACAACATCATCGAGCTCGTCACGGAACCTGGCGCCCGCTTAGAAAGCGAGGTGCCGTCCTATCTCAACGCCGAGATCTCGAAGATGACCAACGCCAACGAAGTTTTCGGGGCTCTCGCACAAGGCTACTCCCGTTGGGGGGACGTGCTGGCACAGTCGCACGTCTCGAGCGGTCCGGCCATGGCAGACGTGCTCGACAAGCTCATGTCACTCGAAATCGTCCAAAAGCGTGCACCCATCAACGACCCTACGAACAAGCGCAAGTCTGGCTACTTTGTAGTGGATCCGCTTTCGCTCTTTTACTATCGCTATGTTTTCCGCAATGCCTCAGCGCGTCAGCTGCTCGACCCGGAAGTCTTCTATGATCGTCACGTCTTCCAAGACTTCGAGGAAAACTACGTTCCTCATATGTTCGAGGAGATCTGCCGTCAATACCTCGTGCGGCAGAACAGGACCGGCAAGATCGAACCGGCTTTCGACGCCATAGGCAAGTACTGGTACGACGACCCCGCAAACAAAACGAGCGGCGAATTCGATGTGGTAACGCAAGACCCCGAGGGCTACGCATTCTACGAAGCAAAGTTCCGCAAATCCCCCATCACGCAAAAAATGGTCGACGAGGAAATCGCCCAAGTCGAGGCAACGGGACTCAAGTGCCATCGCTATGGATTCTTCTCCCGTTCGGGCTTCGAAGCTGGCGAAAGCGATCGAACCGTCTTCATCGACCTGCCGCAGATGTTTGAATAG
- a CDS encoding helix-turn-helix transcriptional regulator, with translation MPGKKNLRMKAARAAVGLSQADLAEAVGVTRQTIGLIEAGGYNPTLNLCVAICKALRVTLNDLFWEDGIDVDPNAL, from the coding sequence ATGCCGGGCAAAAAGAACCTCCGCATGAAGGCGGCGCGCGCGGCGGTTGGCCTTTCGCAAGCTGACTTGGCCGAGGCCGTGGGCGTTACGCGCCAGACCATCGGCCTGATCGAGGCGGGCGGCTACAACCCCACGCTCAATTTGTGCGTGGCGATCTGCAAAGCGCTACGCGTTACGTTGAACGATCTGTTTTGGGAAGACGGGATCGACGTCGACCCTAACGCTCTTTAG
- a CDS encoding helix-turn-helix domain-containing protein: MDCDGYPCVPMPLMCTAFVPGQIDAAVAGISDPDSRTIATAEALYFRGQAALAAKTARSYLDATDPALRYSACFICGYASLSLNRIADARRCLAGILDTPADEESSAIHATHILFASAASVLLHLPSPYSAEEFYPLAAHLPEGLRLFASYVMAHALYLRGEYGRSLGMAENALIMKQGSYPISELFLHLAASMACMSLKDIDAAKAHFGAAWGIARPDGLIELIGEHHGLLQGLIEACLKTQYPDDFARIIEITYRFSYGWRRIHNPDSGEDVADDLTTTEFTMAMLACRGWTNAEIARHMGVSPGTVKNRLSGVYAKLGIGTRAELVAHMLR; encoded by the coding sequence ATGGACTGCGATGGCTACCCATGCGTTCCCATGCCGTTGATGTGCACTGCCTTTGTGCCAGGGCAGATTGACGCTGCGGTTGCAGGCATTTCCGACCCCGATTCACGCACCATCGCCACGGCAGAAGCGCTGTACTTTCGCGGACAGGCCGCCCTCGCTGCCAAGACGGCGCGCTCCTATCTTGACGCCACCGATCCCGCACTGCGCTATTCCGCATGCTTTATCTGCGGATATGCCAGCCTGTCGCTCAACCGTATCGCCGACGCCCGCCGGTGCCTTGCGGGCATCCTCGATACGCCGGCCGACGAGGAATCATCCGCTATCCACGCCACGCATATCCTGTTCGCCTCGGCCGCAAGCGTCCTGCTGCACTTGCCTTCCCCGTATTCTGCCGAAGAGTTTTATCCACTTGCGGCGCATCTGCCCGAAGGCCTGCGCCTGTTCGCCAGCTACGTGATGGCGCACGCCTTGTATCTGCGCGGCGAATACGGCCGCAGCCTGGGCATGGCGGAAAACGCCCTGATTATGAAACAGGGAAGTTATCCGATCTCGGAACTGTTCCTGCACCTGGCAGCCTCCATGGCATGCATGAGCCTCAAGGACATCGACGCCGCAAAGGCACACTTCGGAGCCGCTTGGGGCATTGCGCGCCCCGACGGCCTTATCGAGCTCATTGGCGAGCACCACGGCCTTTTACAGGGGCTCATCGAGGCGTGCCTAAAAACGCAATACCCAGACGACTTCGCGCGCATCATCGAGATCACGTACCGCTTCAGCTACGGCTGGCGGCGCATCCACAACCCTGATTCGGGCGAGGACGTGGCCGACGATCTAACGACCACGGAATTCACCATGGCCATGCTCGCCTGTCGTGGGTGGACCAACGCCGAAATCGCACGCCATATGGGAGTATCGCCGGGCACCGTCAAAAACCGCCTATCCGGCGTATACGCAAAGCTTGGTATCGGCACACGCGCCGAGCTGGTCGCGCATATGTTGCGTTAA
- a CDS encoding sensor histidine kinase, whose product MQPDNLSEIRLSEDMPTELQRCSASFNDMIARLGEGFSAQRQFTGNAAHELRTPLALMQAQIELFVSERSNLQPETAELLGLLQEQTERMSRMTKVLLEMSELRSVPCEDDVELGPLSEEVLTDLAPLAENKGIALNCAGDALVIGNDALLYRLVFNLTENAIRYSRSGSTVNVSISDSDNHVFLRVEDQGPGIPQQYRESIFQPFFRLDKSRSRAYGGAGLGLALVWEIAALHGGTVEVETSSENGTTMLVSLPKRSAASTEQ is encoded by the coding sequence GTGCAGCCTGACAACCTAAGCGAAATCAGACTCAGTGAAGATATGCCCACCGAGCTACAACGATGCAGCGCCTCTTTCAACGACATGATCGCCCGTCTTGGCGAAGGGTTCTCTGCACAGCGTCAGTTTACCGGCAACGCCGCACACGAGCTGCGCACCCCGCTCGCCCTTATGCAAGCACAGATCGAACTGTTTGTCTCCGAGCGCTCCAACTTACAACCCGAAACAGCCGAGTTGCTCGGCCTACTACAAGAACAAACTGAGCGAATGTCGCGGATGACCAAGGTGTTGCTCGAGATGAGTGAGCTCCGCAGCGTTCCTTGCGAGGACGATGTGGAACTTGGTCCCTTGTCCGAAGAGGTCCTCACCGACCTTGCGCCACTTGCCGAGAATAAGGGCATAGCCCTCAATTGTGCTGGAGACGCTTTAGTAATCGGGAACGATGCGCTCCTCTATCGGCTGGTGTTTAACTTGACCGAAAACGCTATCCGTTACAGCCGCTCCGGCTCAACTGTCAACGTCTCCATCAGCGACAGCGACAACCACGTGTTCCTGCGAGTCGAGGACCAGGGCCCGGGAATACCCCAGCAGTACCGTGAGAGCATCTTCCAACCGTTCTTTCGCCTGGATAAATCCCGCAGCAGGGCGTACGGCGGCGCAGGACTCGGACTAGCACTCGTTTGGGAGATTGCAGCGCTTCACGGTGGCACGGTAGAGGTCGAAACAAGTTCCGAGAACGGGACTACCATGCTCGTAAGCCTTCCAAAACGATCTGCAGCGTCAACCGAGCAGTAA
- a CDS encoding response regulator transcription factor: protein MRILIVEDERALCDTIARSLRNMAYSVDCCHDGREALDLLSIEVFDLVVLDLNLPRIDGMTVLRELRKTDCETKILILSARGEVSDKVAGLDAGANDYLTKPFHLDELAARIRSLTLRRFAQSDIVLTCGKLSFDTKARIASVGSEALSLTRKETGILEYLMLNQGRPVSQEELIEHVWDSSVNSFSNATRVHISSLRKKLRSALGYDPIRNRIGEGYVMEDSE from the coding sequence ATGCGTATTTTGATCGTCGAAGACGAGCGAGCACTGTGCGACACGATCGCACGCAGCTTGCGAAACATGGCATACAGCGTCGACTGCTGCCACGATGGACGGGAGGCGCTCGATCTGCTGAGCATCGAAGTCTTTGACCTCGTGGTACTCGACCTCAATCTCCCCCGTATCGACGGCATGACCGTGCTCAGGGAACTTAGGAAAACCGACTGCGAGACCAAGATACTGATTCTGTCCGCGCGTGGCGAAGTATCCGATAAGGTCGCCGGACTCGATGCCGGCGCCAACGATTACCTCACCAAGCCGTTTCATCTGGACGAACTTGCGGCAAGGATCCGCAGCCTTACCCTCAGGCGCTTCGCACAAAGCGACATAGTATTAACCTGCGGAAAACTCAGCTTTGACACCAAGGCGCGCATCGCTTCCGTGGGCAGCGAGGCCTTATCTCTTACACGCAAGGAAACGGGAATCTTGGAATACCTGATGCTTAATCAGGGGCGACCGGTAAGCCAAGAGGAGCTTATCGAGCACGTTTGGGATAGCAGCGTGAACAGCTTTAGCAACGCAACCCGCGTTCACATCTCGTCGCTCCGCAAAAAGCTACGCAGCGCTTTGGGATACGACCCGATTCGCAATCGGATTGGAGAGGGCTACGTTATGGAGGATAGCGAATGA
- a CDS encoding CD1871A family CXXC motif-containing protein, protein MFKAVKPVVQVALLIVGIAMVCFGVMRGEADAVLAKAIRLCLECIGIG, encoded by the coding sequence TTGTTCAAAGCGGTAAAACCCGTGGTACAGGTCGCTTTGTTGATCGTCGGAATTGCCATGGTGTGCTTTGGCGTTATGCGTGGCGAGGCGGATGCCGTGCTGGCCAAAGCGATTAGGCTGTGCTTGGAGTGTATCGGAATTGGATAA
- a CDS encoding 4Fe-4S binding protein, which translates to MDKRENTASHVLARFRGFIQAAATLVTNIHLPNFAKGGIYQGAGKTVCVPGLNCYSCPAASGACPIGSFQSVVGSSRFNFSYYVTGALILLGVLLGRFVCGFLCPFGWLQELLHKIPGKKLSTKKLKPLTYIKYVVLLFAVVLLPVLMVNDVGMGDPFFCKYICPQGVLEGAIPLAIANAGIRSALGHLFTWKLAVLIAVVVLSVLFYRPFCKWICPLGAFYALMNRVSLLGIQVDACKCVSCGKCSKVCQMDVDVVRAPNHAECIRCGKCIGACPVDAISYRYGLDVSAEKLPLTADKK; encoded by the coding sequence TTGGATAAAAGAGAAAACACTGCGTCGCATGTTTTGGCTCGATTTCGCGGATTCATTCAGGCGGCGGCGACGCTCGTCACCAACATTCACCTGCCAAACTTTGCCAAAGGCGGCATCTATCAGGGCGCGGGAAAAACCGTCTGCGTGCCTGGACTTAACTGCTATTCGTGCCCCGCGGCATCGGGTGCGTGCCCCATCGGGTCGTTCCAGTCGGTGGTAGGTTCATCCAGGTTCAACTTTTCTTACTATGTTACCGGTGCGCTCATTTTGCTCGGCGTGCTGCTGGGACGCTTTGTATGCGGCTTTCTGTGCCCGTTTGGCTGGCTGCAGGAGCTGCTTCATAAGATTCCCGGCAAAAAGCTTTCCACGAAAAAGCTTAAGCCGCTCACGTACATCAAGTACGTCGTGCTGCTGTTTGCCGTGGTGCTGCTGCCCGTCTTGATGGTTAACGACGTGGGCATGGGCGACCCATTCTTTTGCAAATACATCTGTCCGCAGGGTGTGCTCGAGGGCGCCATTCCGCTGGCCATCGCCAATGCCGGCATTCGATCTGCGTTGGGACATCTCTTTACTTGGAAACTTGCCGTTCTCATTGCCGTGGTAGTGCTGAGCGTTTTGTTCTACCGCCCCTTCTGCAAATGGATTTGCCCACTCGGCGCATTCTATGCGCTCATGAATAGGGTGTCCTTGTTGGGGATTCAGGTTGACGCGTGCAAATGTGTCTCGTGCGGCAAGTGCTCAAAGGTTTGTCAGATGGACGTTGATGTGGTCCGCGCGCCCAATCATGCCGAATGTATCCGGTGCGGAAAGTGCATCGGGGCCTGTCCCGTCGATGCCATCAGCTATCGCTATGGCCTGGATGTGTCGGCGGAAAAGCTTCCCTTGACCGCTGATAAAAAGTAA
- a CDS encoding TlpA family protein disulfide reductase gives MKLSKIAALFMVPVLALCLVACSAPGGNASESASSDPKIAELTAQKPANADEAAELYAKLMQKENEIFSSDNALWEKVFNAANKDSTMIEDGSNYGDFLLKTIDGAKDEFTADELKTLKAGAQQIKEIEDKLESLEKEFPGCGSTPSAGESVDASTAGMTAGANASSEATKFPSFTGKDLDGNDVSSDELFSKNKVTVMNFWFTTCKPCVGELGDLEDLNKELAKKGGQVVGVNSFTLDGNKGEIADAKDVLSKKGVTYKNIWFKSDSEAGKFTSNLFSFPTTYVIDQNGNIVGDPIVGAISSAEQRAALNKLIDQAIANSE, from the coding sequence ATGAAGCTTTCTAAGATTGCGGCCCTGTTTATGGTGCCGGTATTGGCCTTGTGCCTTGTGGCATGTTCGGCGCCCGGTGGCAATGCGAGCGAATCTGCGAGCTCCGATCCTAAGATCGCAGAGCTCACTGCGCAGAAGCCGGCCAATGCCGACGAGGCCGCCGAGTTGTATGCAAAACTCATGCAGAAGGAGAACGAGATCTTTTCGAGTGATAACGCGCTGTGGGAAAAGGTATTCAATGCGGCAAATAAAGACTCGACAATGATTGAGGACGGCAGCAATTACGGCGATTTCCTGCTCAAGACCATCGACGGCGCCAAGGATGAGTTCACGGCGGATGAGCTTAAGACGCTCAAGGCCGGTGCACAGCAGATCAAGGAGATCGAGGACAAGCTCGAGAGCTTGGAGAAGGAGTTCCCCGGCTGTGGAAGCACGCCGAGCGCAGGCGAGAGCGTCGACGCTTCGACCGCTGGCATGACGGCTGGTGCCAATGCTTCGAGCGAGGCGACGAAGTTCCCCAGCTTTACGGGCAAGGACCTGGATGGCAACGACGTGAGCAGCGACGAGCTGTTCTCCAAGAACAAGGTCACCGTCATGAACTTCTGGTTCACCACTTGCAAGCCGTGCGTGGGCGAGCTGGGCGACCTTGAGGACCTGAATAAGGAGCTTGCCAAGAAGGGCGGCCAGGTCGTGGGCGTCAATTCCTTTACGCTCGATGGCAACAAGGGCGAGATTGCAGATGCCAAGGACGTGCTGAGCAAGAAGGGCGTGACATATAAGAACATCTGGTTCAAGTCGGATAGCGAAGCTGGCAAGTTTACGTCAAATCTGTTCTCGTTCCCGACGACGTATGTCATCGATCAGAATGGCAACATCGTAGGGGATCCAATCGTGGGAGCCATCAGCTCCGCCGAGCAGCGCGCAGCACTCAACAAACTTATCGACCAGGCGATTGCAAATAGCGAGTAG